The nucleotide window ggaataatatttccaacgccgccgagtttgcgtgatttcgagtttgtatgagtgagatatgcccattggaagttgggttgttcaaataaggaaagtcaaaaccgaatttttgaagggtagtttagttttttccttaccctattattttaattcatttttgttaattacttaggggtctaaactgataggattcagTTTACATTTTTGAAAACTAAGTTAGGGTTTAGAGAAAGgcgaaaagaaaaagagaaaagaggagaaggagcaagaaTCGCTTCTGGATTTCGTTAAGGGGTGATCCCtccgaggtatgtgagatcatataGCATTGCGTTAGTTAACctacacgccaatcatgattcaattcagcgaagtatattagatttgaaagtaaatcctttgagttcttgatgaaattcgtttgaattcttgtgggttgagTTGCTGAagttttcttgagtttgattcatgtttttgggTGTGATTTCAAGTTGATCTTGTATATATTGAAGTGTTAATcaatcctaagtgtttgggggaaagaactaagttgaaatagggggtttagagttgaaaaactaAGGAGAAAAGTCAGAGTGCACCTGGGGAGGGGCCTAGGGCGTCGCCCCTCTCAGTGCCCCAAGAAGGGAACTCTAAAGTTTGGGCCCTGGGGCGCCGCGCCAACCAGTGCGCTCCACCTCAGATTCTAAAGTTTCCCTTCTGGTGCTCCGCACCTCTCAtagggacgccagttcttcccatttcttccccatcttttcgtactaATTCCTTAGCAacatacctatgttttatagttgattccaacactctaaggtacgtataaacatcatgaaatcatccataaacatgatatcatgaaccttgaatccataatccaattcaaggaaagttaagatcaaagtcaagataagtaagagtcaagtcaagaagagttcttaaagttttccaaaagtcttttccaaatattttaactttgtttcaagacttaaagttcaagttgagtaaagagtaaagattgaagttcatttcttcaaaagtatatggggactatgtattcccaaagagttgaaatgttttcacatttaaacaagaaaaggaaaccttgatttccaaaaagcctttgagctagctttcaaaaaagagtaattGTTTTCTAAATTAAGCAACAAAGGAAACTTttatttccaagatagcctttgagctaagtttttgagaaattatctcaaatcacagaaagaagtatgtttttaaacataagagctagtatcatatcttgggagtagtattgagcacaaatatgggggagagttcaaacaactcacagcccccataaaccacgTAGCCattatgggtagaaaagggtcatactttttagatgattccttagtgcttttaagcatagactagtccacttagtagttcaggttctatacctttggcaaggtataggacggccctgacaacgtgaggcaaaatgatgtatcatcgttgtcggttagagaaactcccacagaagtaattgtattcttatatacacagtttaattgtatttttacattcacttcagagttatattgtatctttgcatacacacagagttgacatcaatgttttaaacaaattttctttatattgcatttgttttatactactttatattgaaatgagttcagttaagttgagttgagttgagccaggtaagtttctcagttcctttcaagcttatgtcttgttttagaattcccctcgcatacttgtacattcaatgtactgatgccatttggcctgcatcttcttatgatgcagacacaggtaaccaggatcaacatacAGTGgaccgttgatccagttgagcacttagagtcttgtggtgagccttcttgctttcggaggctctctttttattgcttttagtacctttagttcattaggatgtcgtggatcttgtcccgacatccatctcagttgttttagaggtttcatagatagatagtcactagttcatttgtcattatatatcttgttattggcttatgttcagatttgggttgccactttggctaagttaaatgtttattttaagacattatgagtttagtttgagataGTTGAGTTATTTAGCATTTGAATccttttcttaatgcttaaagtcttccaatgagtaagtaagtcaggccaagggttcactttaAGACTTTCATCCTCTTCTTCTTGCTTGCTTAGGTTGAGAGAATGTGGGGAGGATGAATTTGGCTAAGTTGTGGGGAAATAGGAGAATGGGATTGAAATGGGTAGCTTTAAGACTTAAAAGCTTTTATAGGGCTTAGTGTAGTAGACAAAATGCCATAATATTGGTTTAAAACATTAGGAAAACACATTAAAGCCATTGAAAGATAACTATCGAACCCTCTCTATAGTTTGGAGCTACGGTCCATATGTATTTCTACGAACTATAATGGTCAACCGTAGAAAAGTTCAGAACCCATTGTTTTGGACAACTTTTGACAAATCTTGTCTACGACTCATATTTCTTCCTACGGTTCGTAGACACCAACCATAGAAACTAACTTCTCCCTTTAAAATATCATTAAGTCTGGGAGACCTACCTACGAGACCTATATACGGCTCGCACATGGGCTGACTGGCCATCTTGGTGAACCATAAAAAAGGGGTACTGGACttcaatttagaaaattattttccctCTTCCTATGGTTTCCATCTACGGCCCATAGAAGCTTTTATTGTTCATAGATGGGACCTTTAAGCACAACCTATAACCCAAAAgaacttcttttctttctatcctaatttttgaggtgttaaaatatcttccccttgggaacattcatcctcgaatgatacGCAAGGGAACATAAGGAGGGAAGGGGAAGAGAACTAAAcacccaacatgaatgcaactTCATCAAATGCACAATATCAAGGAGGGACATCAATTCCAAGCTTAAACATGTTcaaaaaaacatttcataatGCAATGcatactcaatgcacataatAATGAAGTAATCTATAATGACCCTCAGGGTTATTTCTGTCTTTTAAATGtgcttttattattttctcccTTCCCGTAGCTCCAGTATAACTTGTGTGTGGTGTTGGGTTTAATGGCACGCTCCTTGAGGTGTTCAGTTGAGTTTGGCGCGAGTTTTCAGTTTTGGAAGCTTTATGTCTGGGAGAGTTGACTTTagttaatattttgatattttgatgtCGGATAGGAATTATTTCAGCTCCAGAAGGGCCATTTTTGTCTAGTCTAATGATTGGTTTGAGTTTTCATGCTTTCTTCTAGAGCTGGTGTGATTAAGCGTTTTGGCTTTTGGTTTTGCTCAAAACGGAAATTGGGGCGACTCTCTTCGCAAACATCCTCTGAATTAAATTCTCTTAGTGCAGTTAGCTCTAGAATACCGTGTTTTCTCTAGAACAACCTTTGGTTTGATTCCCGAGGGTATCGGGGTAAGTTTTTAGCTTTTTGGAGTTTTTTCGTAGCTTCTTTGTCAAAgtgttgactttggtcaacatttcgATGAGACGATCTCGAATGGCTGTTTCTTTGATTCCGTTTAGTCCGGAATGTCGTTTCAAAGTGGTTCGTACTTTTGGTTCGCATCGTTTGAACTCTGAATGAATTTTGAGGCCTTGTTCGAAGTTTTGAACACTAAGGCTTTTTTCTGTGTTTGCTGGTGCCGGGAGTGATGGCTTAAGCAAACTCTTGATTGTTTATGCAAAGTCCTCCTAAGTGACAAATAGGCCGTTTAAGCGAAGGACATCAGAGGGGCGGGGATCGCTTAAATGACACACCCTTGGCCTTTTCGAAGGTCGTGGCTGCTTAAGCGAAGGGCGCTTCTTTAGGCGGAGTTTGCTTAAGAGAACATTTGGCCGCTTAAGCAAACAAATGTCCTCTTTTGCAAAAATCACTGAGATTAGATTCCCATTTTTCTGTCTTTCTTCCTCAAAAGAACCTGTATCATTAATATCTCGATCTAAGGCGATTTTGGGTATTTCTTGGCACATTTCTTTGCATCTAAAGTAATTTTCTTCCTTTCAGTCTTCTCTATGTTTGTAACACCTTGGATTTGAGTAGGGATAAAAGGGGGTAGTGGGAAAACCCATAGGCTAAAAATGGACCATGGAACCCTCCACGAAGTCCTGATGGGCCGTGAAGGGGACCACGGTCTGTGAAGGGCGTCGTGGTAACTACCCCAGACCTGCCTCGCATGAATCCTTCCCACGCAGGCATAGACGTCATGTGGGGAGGTTAACAGGCCGCCATTGGTGTCGTCAAAAAGAGTTCATAGAAGGGGTTCTTTCCTAGCACATTGGTCAAGGACAACGGATCGTTAGACGGGCCGTGGTACCTTCAATGATCTATTAGGACAATCGTTCACAGTGAAGATTCTTCATGACCTGAATCACGGGTTGTGTTGCCTATGACGGGTCGTGAAGGCCCCCATCTTTGATGGTTATGGTCAAGATGAGTTTGGCAATTGTTTCTTTGATCTAGTTGAAAAGAAACTTGTTAGAAGCACTGATGTTGTGTTCTTTTAAGACCAAAGAATTGAAGATCTTGACAAAGTTGAGAAAGTTGATTCTCAGAACAGTGAGAGCCTAGTTGATGTTGATCCAGTTCCTTTGTCTATTCCACCCaatgaaaatcttcaaaatgatgaaaatcaAGTTGATATCGAAGATGGTGATCATATTCAGAATAAACAGTATGTCGTTGATGCTCCAAGATGATGTGGTTGGTCAACAACCAACTATTATTGATGCTCCAAAGAGTTCTCTCAGAAGATCTACTAGAGAGAAAATACATTCATCTCGTTATTCTCCCAATGAGTATGTACTCTTGACTCACTGGGGAAAACCAGGGAGTCTTGATGAGGCCatggaaagtgaagaaaaagaaatgttgTTTGATGTTATGGAAGAAAAACTGAAGTCTCTACATGATAATCATACctttgatttggttatgttaCCAAAAGATCGAAAAGCTTTGAAGAACATGTGGGTTTTACAAGGTGAAACATGAAGATGGTAACCCAGTTCCACGGTACAAGGCTTGATTACTTGTGAAGGGTTTTAACCAGAAAAAGGGAATTGATTTTGATGAGATATTCTCTCCAGTTGTGAAAATGGCATCCATCTGTGTGGTTCTAGGCTTGCTTGCAAGTCTTGACTTGGAGGTTGAACAGGTGGATGTTTAAACTACTTTTCTGCATGGTGACTTggatgaagaaatttatatggagcAGCCGGAAGGCTTTGAAGTCAAGGGAAAAGATAATTATGTTTGGAATTTGAAGAAGAGCTTGTATGGTTTAAAATAAGCTCTAAGGCAATGGTACAGGAAATTTGGTTATTTTATGAGTCAGCAAGACTTCAAGAAGACTTCTTCAGACCATTGtgtttttgtgcaaaaattCTCTGATGGTGACTTTATTATCGTTTttctttatgttgatgacatgcttGTTATTGGTCATAATACTTGCAGGATTAAAGATTTGAAGCAAGAGTTGAATAAGTCTTTtgctatgaaagacttgggATCAACAAGGAAGATTTTTGGCATGCAAATTGTCCGTGAGATGCCAAGAAATTGTGGTTGTCACAAGAGAAGTACATTCAGAAATTACTTCGTAGATTTACATGGACAAAGCTAAGGTTGTCAGTACACCTCTAGTTATGCACTTCAAATTGAGTACTAGACAATGTCCTTCCTGTGATGGTGagaaggaagatatgaagaaagtTTCCTAGGCTTCAGCTATTGGTAGTTTGATGTATGCAATGGTGTGTACAAGACTAGATATTGCTCATGTTGTTGGTATTGTTAGCCATTTTCTTTCTAATCCAGGAAGAGAGCATTGGAACGTTGTAAAGTGGATTATGAGATATCTTTGTGGCAATTCTAGTCTGAGTTTGTGTTTTGGTACAGGTAAGCCTATTCTTTGTGGTTATACTGATTCAGACATGGCCGGTGATGTTGATACTCGTAAGTCTACTTCAGGATACTTGATTACTTTTGCAGGGGAGCTGTGTCTTGGCAATCTAGGCTGCAAAAATGTGTTGCTTTACCTACTACAGAGGCTGAGCTTATTGCAGTTGTTGAAGCTTGCAAAGATTTGATCTGGTTGTAGAGATTTTTAGGGGAACTTAATTGTGCTCAAGAGAGGTATGTGCTTTATTGTGACAGTCAAAGTGCTATTCATCTTGGCAAGAATTCTACATTTCATGGTCGGTCTAAACACATTGATGTGAGGTATCATTGAATTTGAGATGTGTTGGATTCTAAGTTGCTTGAACTTGAAAAGATCCATACCAATGATAATGGTTCCGACATGATGACTAAATCTTTGCCAAGAGGGAAGTTTGAAGAATGTTGCATGATCGCCGAGGTGGCGGTTTCCTCCACATAGACAGTACGGggagaattgttgggttttgggcctttttcccttcctatgtggataaataaaagtccaAATTTGACTAGTCCACTTTTGCCCATAATCCCAATATTATGGTGCATATGTAAGACTTACTTTTAGGTCTTATTTGAAAAGAATCACAAGAGATTGAGAGCAGCCATATAGAGAGAAAAGTAAGAAAGTGCAGATTTTCGCACAAGCCCTAGCAGCCAATTTCAAATCGCGATTTTCGCTCTTTGTACAACCCAGCAATTCATTGTATTTCAGACACAGTGGAAGCCACACTCCTCTATTCTAACTCTGCTGAGCTTCTTGAAATGGTTGTTTGTTTCTTTGACTTCTAAGAAATGAACGACtcaccatattttttttaatattatttttcctaCTCATCTTTACCTTTACAAATTGTATATTCCTTATTTTGGCATTTCATTATTTACCCTCTTCTGCTTTAAATGGTTGATCACCACATTATAGTAAATATTTAGCAGCGTCTAGCCTTCTATAGAGTGAATTTATATACGAACAATCTCAGCCACTTGAAGTTCGAATGTTTTTTCCTCGATTCCACGTTCAACTAGAGAACTAGAAAGCTTATGTGTTTTGTTAGAGCGGGCTAGACCTCACATTGGTTGGGGAATTGATTGGTGATCTACTTATATGAATTTGGACAATCCTCCGCTCACGAGCTAGTTTTTTGGGTTGAGTTAGGCACAANNNNNNNNNNNNNGTCTAATcagaaacagcctctctacttCCACgagtaggggtaaggtttgcgtacatcTTACCTTCCCCAGATCCCAcctgtgggattacactgggtatgttgttgttattgtttacTTCTCATGGGGTTGAGGGTGTTTTAAATTGCTTGACTTCATTGTAATCagtttctcttttttgttgaaaaataaataaataggtcATACGGATGGTAGGCGAGAGTAGTGAGGCTGTTGGTGCTAGTGTTGGAGGTGGAACTTCTGGCCTAAAGATGCCTACATTGGAGGAGTACGGCACCAATTTGACAAAGTTAGCTGAAGAGGTACATAGAAAGATATTTTGTCATAATGTGGCTATTGATTGGCTCTCTTCAATTATTTGATCTGGTCATATTATATTTTCAGGGGAAACTAGATCCTGTAGTTGGAAGACAGGCTCAAATCGAGCGTGTTACTCAAATCTTGGGTCGCCGTACAAAAAACAACCCTTGTCTTATTGGAGAACCAGGTGTTGGAAAAACTGCTATTGCCGAAGGGCTAGCTCAAAGAATCGCTAATGGTGATGTCCCTGAAACAATAGAGGGGAAGAAGGTACAGAGGTGTATGATAAATTTGCATAACATGTTTTTTGCTTGAGCTTtattctctttttcaatttcatcttaACTGTGTGGCAGATCCAGAAGCTGTGCCACATTCTTAGATAGAAAGAcctcaaaaatcatttttataatgTCTTAGAATTTGATTTTATACAGAGGGTAATTTTCAAAATTGGAAGTAAAAATTCCGCAGACAAAGATATATACACAAGAAATATGTTAAAGTAGGAATGCCATATTGTTATCTGATCCTCTATAtaacacccccccccccccccccccccNTAGGCCAAAAATTTATGCGATTCTAAAGTATCcaatcaatatttttggtatgCATGCCAAAAATTTACAGATACACTTGAATGTCCCACTAACAATTGTACGAACAGGTTTTTAAATTTCAACCGCCTTGAGCCTGCtttatatatttctttcattGTCTGATATGTGGACTCAGCTATATGTCAGGATTTAGTTGCCCTCTTACTTCAATTCTGAGTCTAACTGAAGTCATAGGGATATTTTTGTGAATCTTTTTATCTGCAACTATTTTGATGTGGTATACCCtcctttttcaaaaaatgtatatatcCTTGTCATTATACGAGTGTGTGACTTGCTGTGGGTGACGATCAGGTCATAACACTTGATATGGGATTGCTTGTTGCTGGGACAAAATACCGTGGAGAGTTTGAGGAAAGACTGAAGAAACTAATGGAGGAAATTAAACAAAGTGATGACATAATACTGTTTATTGATGAAGTACACACATTGATTGGAGCTGGAGCTGCAGAGGGAGCAATTGATGCTGCAAACATCTTGAAACCTGCCCTGGCTAGACGCGAGCTACaggttcgttatcgtctttgaCTTGTAGTATGTCGTTCCTTGGAATGTCAATGAGAACTATGAAATCTACCTTAAATTTGGTGTTTAATCATTATCTTGATCCGAGTTCATCCTGGTAAAACTACAAAAGAATTTCAAAGCTGCTGTAATTGAGAAGTATTTTGCTTGGTTTTACTTGTCAGTGTATTGGAGCCACAACACTGGATGAGTACAGAAAGCACATTGAGAAAGACCCTGCACTGGAGAGGAGGTTCCAGCCAGTTAAAGTCCCTGAACCTTCTGTGGATGAAACCATACAGATCTTGAAAGGGCTTCGGGAGAGGTATGAGATTCATCACAAGCTCCGTTACACTGATGAGGCAATAGAGGCTGCTGCCAAGCTTTCTCACCAGTACATCAGGTATTATTATTAATCATCTATTCATTTTCCAAAGTATCTTCCGGACTCAAGTTGTTGGTACATTTTGACTTTGGGATTTCATAgcaaactaatttttttcttgtatgaTTTAAGATATATCCTTCCCAATAATAAAACTCTTAGGAGAAGTGGCTTTTCTTTTGTATCAGTGTCTGAATAGGCTTATGCACGTTTTAACTCCTGAAAAATTGCACATTTATCTCCACTCCAAAAAGAATCATCTTAATTCTATGATTTATCTGAAGTAAAgcataaatatgtttttgagttgaaCCTTTATTCCAGTGACCGCTTTCTGCCTGATAAAGCAATTGACTTGATTGATGAAGCTGGTTCCCGTGTTCGACTTCGTCATGCACAGGTATAGAGTACTCTCTTTGTCTTACTCTGTCCTGCCCTTTCTTCCTAAAGGAGTCATGACCCATTTTTTTGATACTATGTAGCTCCCTGCGGAAGCAAGAGAGCTGGAGAAGGAGCTTCACCAGATTACAAAGGAGAAAAATGAATCTGTCCGCGGTCAAGATTTTGCGAAGGTGACTGCTTTCCTCTTGATCCTGTGCATAAAATTCCTATGGACTGATTAATTTCTTATTGAAAGCATTGAGATGTTCAGGATGTACAATTTTAATCCTCTCTATGCATTGGACAGGCTGGGGAGTTGCATGATAGAGAAATGGATCTTAAGGCACAAATCTCAGCCTTGatagacaaaaacaaagagaagaGCAAGGCAGAGTCTGAGGCAGGAGATGCAGCAGGTACCTTAGTGACAGAGGCAGATATTCAGCACATTGTCTCTTCCTGGACTGGCATTCCTGTAGAGAAGGTCTCAACTGATGAATCTGATCGCCTCCTAAAAATGGAAGAAACACTTCATACCCGAGTCATTGGCCAGGATGAAGCTGTAAAAGCCATTAGTCGTGCTATTAGACGTGCCCGTGTTGGACTCAAGAATCCCAACCGACCTATTGCCAGTTTCATCTTTTCTGGTCCAACTGGTGTTGGGAAGTCAGAACTGGCCAAGTCTTTAGCAACGTACTACTTTGGTTCTGAAGAAGCAATGATTCGGCTTGATATGAGTGAGTTTATGGAGAGACACACTGTGTCTAAACTCATCGGTTCACCCCCTGGGTATGTTGGTTACACTGAAGGTGGTCAATTAACTGAAGCTGTGAGGCGTCGACCTTACACTGTTGTGCTCTTTGATGAGATTGAGAAGGCTCATCCTGATGTCTTTAACATGATGCTTCAAATTCTTGAAGATGGAAGATTGACAGACAGCAAGGGCAGAACTGTCGACTTCAAGAATACACTCCTCATCATGACATCAAATGTTGGAAGCAGTGTGATAGAGAAAGGAGGTCGTCGTATAGGTTTTGATCTAGATTTTGACGAGAAGGATAGTAGTTACAACCGTATCAAGAGCTTGGTGACTGAGGAGTTGAAACAGTACTTCAGGCCAGAGTTCTTAAACAGATTAGATGAGATGATTGTATTCCGTCAGCTCACTAAGTTGGAGGTGAAGGAGATTGCTGATATCATGCTTAAGGAAGTCTTTGTGAGGTTGAAGAATAAGGAGATAGAACTTCAAGTGACAGAGAGGTTTAGAGACAGGGTGGTTGATGAAGGATACAACCCAAGCTATGGAGCTAGGCCATTGAGGAGAGCTATTATGAGACTGCTGGAGGATAGCATGGCCGAGAAGATGCTTGCAAGTGAGATCAAAGAAGGTGATTCAGTAATTGTGGATGTGGATTCAGATGGCAATGTCACAGTCCTCAATGGCAGTAGCGGTGCTCCCTCAGATCCACAAATTTATTGATTGTAATGTTGCTTTCGGTTGTATTGGCTACTAAGCTCTCCTGCACTTACGAAGCAACTTGT belongs to Solanum stenotomum isolate F172 chromosome 1, ASM1918654v1, whole genome shotgun sequence and includes:
- the LOC125841295 gene encoding ATP-dependent Clp protease ATP-binding subunit ClpA homolog CD4A, chloroplastic-like; translation: MVGESSEAVGASVGGGTSGLKMPTLEEYGTNLTKLAEEGKLDPVVGRQAQIERVTQILGRRTKNNPCLIGEPGVGKTAIAEGLAQRIANGDVPETIEGKKVITLDMGLLVAGTKYRGEFEERLKKLMEEIKQSDDIILFIDEVHTLIGAGAAEGAIDAANILKPALARRELQCIGATTLDEYRKHIEKDPALERRFQPVKVPEPSVDETIQILKGLRERYEIHHKLRYTDEAIEAAAKLSHQYISDRFLPDKAIDLIDEAGSRVRLRHAQLPAEARELEKELHQITKEKNESVRGQDFAKAGELHDREMDLKAQISALIDKNKEKSKAESEAGDAAGTLVTEADIQHIVSSWTGIPVEKVSTDESDRLLKMEETLHTRVIGQDEAVKAISRAIRRARVGLKNPNRPIASFIFSGPTGVGKSELAKSLATYYFGSEEAMIRLDMSEFMERHTVSKLIGSPPGYVGYTEGGQLTEAVRRRPYTVVLFDEIEKAHPDVFNMMLQILEDGRLTDSKGRTVDFKNTLLIMTSNVGSSVIEKGGRRIGFDLDFDEKDSSYNRIKSLVTEELKQYFRPEFLNRLDEMIVFRQLTKLEVKEIADIMLKEVFVRLKNKEIELQVTERFRDRVVDEGYNPSYGARPLRRAIMRLLEDSMAEKMLASEIKEGDSVIVDVDSDGNVTVLNGSSGAPSDPQIY